A window of Candidatus Pantoea floridensis contains these coding sequences:
- the hflC gene encoding protease modulator HflC, whose protein sequence is MRKPIIAVIIVVLVVLYASLFVVQEGQRGIVLRFGKVLRDDENKPLVYAPGLHFKIPFIETMKSLDARIQTMDNQADRFVTKEKKDLIVDSYIKWRISDFSRYYLATGGGDVSQAEVLLKRKFSDRLRSEMGRLDVKDIVTDSRGRLTTDVRDALNTGSAGNDDEVQTPAADDAIANAAARVERETNSSEPAPNPNSMAALGIQVVDVRIKQINLPTEVSDAIYNRMRAEREAVARSQRSQGQEEAEKLRAQADYQVTRTLAEAQREALISRGEGDGEAAKLFADAFSQDPDFYAFIRSLRAYENSFSDNQDVLVLSPDSDFFRYMKAPTNATR, encoded by the coding sequence ATGCGTAAGCCAATCATCGCCGTAATTATTGTAGTGTTGGTGGTGCTTTACGCGTCACTGTTCGTGGTGCAGGAAGGCCAACGCGGCATTGTGCTGCGCTTTGGCAAGGTTCTGCGTGACGATGAAAACAAACCGCTGGTGTACGCACCGGGTCTGCATTTCAAAATCCCGTTTATCGAAACCATGAAATCTCTGGATGCGCGCATTCAGACCATGGATAACCAGGCGGATCGCTTTGTTACCAAAGAGAAGAAAGACCTGATCGTTGATTCCTATATCAAATGGCGCATTAGTGATTTCAGCCGTTACTACCTGGCAACCGGTGGTGGCGACGTTTCTCAGGCCGAAGTATTGCTGAAACGTAAGTTCAGTGACCGTCTGCGTTCTGAAATGGGTCGTCTGGATGTGAAAGACATCGTGACCGATTCACGTGGCCGCTTAACCACCGATGTTCGAGATGCTTTGAATACCGGCAGCGCGGGCAATGACGATGAAGTGCAGACGCCAGCAGCAGATGATGCGATTGCCAATGCAGCGGCACGCGTAGAGCGTGAAACCAATAGCAGCGAACCGGCACCCAACCCGAACAGTATGGCTGCTTTAGGTATTCAGGTTGTCGACGTGCGTATTAAGCAGATCAACCTGCCAACGGAAGTGTCTGACGCTATCTACAACCGTATGCGCGCCGAGCGTGAAGCGGTTGCCCGTAGTCAGCGTTCACAAGGTCAGGAAGAGGCAGAAAAACTGCGTGCGCAAGCCGATTATCAGGTTACGCGTACTCTGGCAGAAGCTCAGCGTGAGGCGCTGATTTCACGCGGTGAAGGTGATGGTGAAGCAGCAAAACTGTTTGCTGATGCCTTCAGTCAGGATCCGGATTTCTATGCCTTTATCCGCAGCCTGCGCGCTTATGAGAATAGCTTCTCTGACAATCAGGATGTGTTAGTGCTGAGCCCGGATAGCGATTTCTTCCGCTATATGAAAGCGCCGACTAACGCCACGCGTTAA
- a CDS encoding DUF2065 domain-containing protein, producing the protein MNTTIWMALALVLVLEGLGPMFMPRVWRRMILAMTQLPDRLLHRFGGGLVVAGVVIYAMISMHAG; encoded by the coding sequence ATGAACACAACCATCTGGATGGCGCTGGCTTTAGTTTTGGTGCTGGAAGGACTTGGCCCCATGTTTATGCCACGCGTCTGGCGTCGCATGATTCTGGCGATGACCCAACTGCCCGATCGTCTGCTGCACCGTTTTGGTGGTGGACTGGTGGTAGCGGGCGTGGTGATTTACGCCATGATCAGTATGCACGCAGGTTGA
- the hflK gene encoding FtsH protease activity modulator HflK, which translates to MAWNQPGNNGQDRDPWGSSNNQGGNSGGNKGGRDQGPPDLDDIFRKLSKKLGGLGGGKQNDNGQRSGGSGGKIVGIVAVAAVVIWAASGFYTIKEAERGVVTRFGKFSHLVEPGLNWKPTFIDQVRAVNVEAVRELAASGVMLTSDENVVRVEMNVQYRVTDPERYLYAVTSADDSLRQATDSALRGVIGRSTMDRILTEGRTVVRSETQRELDETIRPYNMGITLLDVNFQAARPPEEVKASFDDAIAARENREQYVREAEAYANEVQPRANGQAQRILEEGRAYKERTVLEAQGEVARFARLLPEYKAAPEITKERLYIETMERVLSHTRKVLISDRGSNLTVLPLDQLMRGGQASGQSGQKMTNLMKSPSSSESNASRGDTSSYSPDSIMDQRRANALRNDTQRQGRE; encoded by the coding sequence ATGGCGTGGAATCAGCCCGGAAATAACGGACAGGACCGCGACCCGTGGGGAAGCAGCAATAATCAAGGCGGCAACTCTGGGGGAAATAAAGGAGGTCGCGATCAGGGACCACCTGATCTGGATGATATCTTCCGTAAACTGAGCAAAAAACTCGGTGGACTGGGCGGTGGCAAACAGAATGACAATGGCCAACGCAGCGGCGGCAGCGGTGGCAAAATAGTGGGCATTGTTGCCGTAGCAGCGGTCGTTATCTGGGCGGCTAGCGGTTTCTACACCATCAAAGAAGCAGAACGCGGTGTGGTAACGCGTTTTGGCAAATTTAGCCATCTGGTTGAGCCCGGTCTTAACTGGAAGCCAACGTTTATCGATCAGGTTCGCGCCGTTAACGTCGAAGCCGTGCGCGAACTGGCGGCGTCTGGCGTGATGTTAACGTCGGATGAAAACGTTGTGCGCGTTGAAATGAACGTGCAATACCGCGTGACCGATCCGGAGCGTTATCTGTATGCGGTGACCAGCGCCGACGATAGTCTGCGTCAGGCAACGGACAGCGCCTTACGTGGCGTCATTGGTCGCTCAACCATGGATCGCATTCTGACGGAAGGTCGTACCGTGGTACGTAGCGAAACGCAGCGTGAGCTCGACGAAACCATTCGTCCGTACAACATGGGTATTACCCTGCTAGACGTGAACTTCCAGGCGGCGCGTCCACCGGAAGAGGTTAAAGCCTCATTTGATGATGCGATTGCTGCGCGTGAAAACCGCGAGCAGTACGTGCGTGAAGCCGAAGCTTATGCGAATGAAGTTCAGCCGCGCGCTAATGGCCAGGCCCAGCGTATCCTTGAAGAAGGTCGCGCCTATAAAGAACGTACGGTGCTAGAAGCGCAGGGTGAAGTGGCTCGTTTTGCGCGCCTGCTGCCAGAATATAAGGCCGCACCTGAAATCACTAAAGAGCGTCTCTACATTGAAACGATGGAACGCGTGCTCAGCCATACTCGCAAAGTTTTGATCAGCGATCGTGGCAGCAACTTGACGGTTCTGCCATTGGATCAGCTGATGCGCGGTGGTCAGGCCTCGGGCCAGAGCGGTCAAAAAATGACGAATCTCATGAAATCACCTTCGTCTTCCGAAAGTAATGCGAGCCGTGGTGATACCTCATCATACAGTCCAGACAGCATCATGGATCAGCGTCGCGCCAATGCGCTGCGCAACGATACCCAGCGTCAAGGGAGGGAGTAA